In Cryptomeria japonica chromosome 10, Sugi_1.0, whole genome shotgun sequence, a genomic segment contains:
- the LOC131076740 gene encoding G-type lectin S-receptor-like serine/threonine-protein kinase At1g34300, with the protein MRSLLSYKFAILMVFLLMITMNEAAGQILEIGSALLPDDTANRSFVISENGTFAFGFYSTSPNTYAVGIWYNQIKDKYVVWRATSTSIPAGSNASLQLAESGGLLLRDNSGALVWTTNTTANSVTFGQILDTGNFVLTNNASNIVWSTFDNPADTLLPGQILTAKARLRNTRIPSRYSLGIQNMGTESVLALFWNETKIYKNLTVGSSINSTVLDSTGRFAVRNASGQTIASWLSSDYTDSSSSIRRITLDGDGNLRIHRWAADAGDWAVGWQALEDECRVNGLCGEYGLCKYIEGKRTCVCPPGFVQSSQAENWTSQGCKRLAPLDCPAPQVISLANTVFFWDGTDFIVGNATSESDCMAAVRQTPAMTAATFPNNGSGMCIQKRVSFVSGYESPSSRSVSFIRICGEAVQPLEPPGSNEFVCSASDRRVLRGFVSASASLNLILFISLLVCWRLLYQQRRKGVDVQPYPLLFNFAGSPLSFSFQALQEATDNFSVKLGSGGFGSVYKGVLATTNMPVAVKKLEDLEEYEQGDKEFSSEVGFMGRTHHFNLIRLLGFCSEGAHRLLVYELMPCGSLDRYIFKTGEERPPLNWKTRVNIALGAAKGIAYLHEECSEPIAHCDIKPQNILLDSNFQPKVSDFGLSKIIGRSRHIQYQSITLRGSPGYMAPEWLADVPITCKADVFSFGILLLEIVGGRTNVDLLSVDEDKRVYSAWAYGMAKEGKYVDVVDEEIRDGSEIDEVQRLLQVAFWCIQENPHLRPTMGKVVRMLEGTFPLEGLPSSIHTQCFPHMSSEISSSRQQMNEIREVQGVYVESLSE; encoded by the exons ATGAGATCTCTTTTAAGTTATAAGTTTGCAATTTTGATGGTATTCCTACTTATGATCACCATGAATGAAGCAGCAGGTCAAATTTTAGAAATTGGATCTGCACTGCTGCCGGATGACACAGCAAACAGATCTTTTGTTATATCTGAGAACGGTACGTTTGCCTTTGGCTTTTACTCCACTTCTCCAAACACATATGCAGTGGGGATCTGGTACAATCAAATAAAGGATAAATATGTGGTTTGGAGGGCTACCAGTACCAGTATTCCTGCGGGATCAAACGCTTCACTACAGCTGGCTGAAAGCGGCGGCCTGCTTCTCAGGGACAATTCTGGGGCTCTTGTATGGACAACCAACACTACCGCCAATTCTGTGACATTCGGACAGATTCTTGACACCGGGAATTTTGTTCTAACAAACAACGCTTCTAACATTGTATGGTCTACTTTTGACAACCCGGCCGACACTCTTCTACCAGGCCAGATTTTGACGGCGAAGGCAAGGCTCAGGAATACCAGAATACCCTCTCGCTATTCTCTTGGCATTCAAAACATGGGCACAG AATCTGTGCTGGCGCTGTTTTGGAATGAGACCAAAATCTACAAGAATCTCACAGTGGGCTCTTCGATAAACTCCACGGTGTTAGATTCCACCGGTCGTTTTGCCGTTCGGAACGCGTCGGGGCAAACGATTGCGTCCTGGTTGAGCTCTGATTACACAGATTCTTCTTCCTCAATTCGAAGAATCACATTAGACGGTGACGGCAATTTGAGGATTCACAGGTGGGCTGCAGATGCGGGCGATTGGGCGGTCGGATGGCAGGCATTGGAAGACGAATGCCGGGTGAACGGGTTGTGCGGAGAATACGGGCTGTGCAAATACATTGAGGGGAAACGGACATGCGTGTGCCCTCCTGGTTTTGTTCAGAGCAGTCAAGCAGAGAATTGGACGAGCCAAGGCTGTAAAAGACTCGCTCCACTCGATTGCCCTGCGCCGCAAGTCATATCGTTGGCAAACACAGTCTTCTTCTGGGACGGAACTGATTTTATCGTCGGAAACGCCACCAGCGAATCTGATTGCATGGCAGCCGTACGGCAGACTCCGGCGATGACGGCTGCGACGTTTCCCAACAATGGCTCCGGGATGTGCATTCAAAAGCGGGTGTCTTTCGTTAGCGGCTACGAATCGCCCTCATCCCGTTCCGTTTCCTTCATCAGAATTTGTGGCGAGGCGGTTCAGCCATTGGAACCTCCGGGGAGTAACGAATTTGTTTGCTCGGCTTCCGATCGCAGAGTTTTGCGAGGGTTTGTCTCTGCATCGGCTTCTCTTAACTTGATCTTGTTTATTTCGCTTTTGGTATGTTGGCGTCTTCTGTATCAGCAGAGAAGAAAAGGCGTGGATGTACAGCCTTATCCTCTGCTTTTCAACTTTGCGGGCTCTCCTTTGAGCTTTTCGTTTCAGGCTTTGCAGGAAGCCACGGATAACTTCAGTGTCAAACTTGGCAGCGGCGGTTTCGGTTCGGTTTATAAAGGAGTCCTGGCGACCACAAATATGCCCGTGGCGGTCAAGAAACTGGAGGATTTGGAAGAGTATGAGCAAGGAGATAAGGAATTTAGCAGCGAAGTGGGTTTCATGGGCAGGACGCATCATTTTAACCTCATCCGTCTGTTAGGGTTTTGTAGCGAAGGAGCTCATAGGCTGCTAGTTTATGAGCTCATGCCCTGCGGATCTCTTGACAGGTATATATTCAAGACCGGAGAAGAGCGGCCTCCATTAAACTGGAAGACCAGGGTGAATATAGCGCTTGGAGCTGCAAAGGGGATCGCTTATTTACACGAGGAATGCAGCGAGCCAATTGCTCATTGCGATATAAAGCCCCAAAATATCCTTCTCGACTCCAACTTTCAGCCCAAAGTCTCAGATTTTGGGCTGTCGAAGATTATAGGGAGAAGTCGCCATATTCAATATCAGTCCATTACACTGAGAGGCAGTCCAGGTTATATGGCTCCAGAATGGCTGGCGGATGTTCCCATTACCTGTAAAGCCGATGTTTTCAGTTTTGGGATTCTTCTGCTGGAAATTGTAGGTGGAAGAACTAATGTTGATCTGTTAAGCGTTGACGAGGACAAACGAGTGTACTCGGCGTGGGCATATGGAATGGCAAAAGAGGGGAAATATGTTGATGTTGTGGACGAAGAAATAAGAGATGGGAGTGAAATTGATGAGGTGCAGAGATTGTTGCAGGTTGCATTTTGGTGCATCCAGGAAAACCCACATCTGAGACCCACCATGGGAAAGGTTGTCCGGATGTTGGAGGGAACCTTTCCTTTGGAAGGCTTACCATCGTCAATTCATACTCAATGCTTCCCGCATATGTCATCAGAAATCTCTTCATCGAGACAGCAAATGAATGAAATCAGAGAGGTACAGGGGGTTTATGTTGAAAGTTTGTCTGAATAA